The genomic stretch AATCGCCCCATACTGTTTCATTTATTAATGGCAGGAAAATCTCACTGTAAAATGCAACGGTTATTGAAAATCCAATCAAACATATTTCTATCGGAATACTGGCTTCAATTCCTTTTCCAATTCGCAGAGGTTTTATTAAAGGAAGCAGGAAGCCCAACAGTACTATTATTATCATAGCTGCTGCAAATAAATAAGCTCCGCCAGCTTTCCCATAGGCATTGTTATTAAGCTGTTCCATTAGATAGCTGTATTGCCAGGTATTTGCGTTTGAAAGGGCTTCTTCTGACCGAACAGCATATATTACCGACATATCAGAGGGTTTCTTTACCCGGCTGGCATACCACGCCGGATTGCCCCAATTTCTCTCAACCATCTGTTGGGTCAGATTCTGAGCCAGATAGGCATTTGGATTATCACCCATAATTCCATGAAAGTATGGTATTGTGACATTCCCATCTTTGTCAAAATTTATAACCGCATAAAAATAATAATCCTCCTGGATTTTCTTGATTTCCTCCGCCATATTCTCTGAATCTAAAAATGCATTAAGCTTTGTTCCTGTATTGCTTATTATCTGTCCGCTTTGGTTATCAACGCCATAATACTCTAAGGCATAAGCAGAAAGGGTATTATAATAGAACTCATAGCTCCAGTCATCCATAAGATTTGCAAAATCTTGTTTAAAGGATTCCATATTCATGGAATCTTCGTACTCTTCTTCTGTATAATCCTTGAAATCTTCACTGGCATTTATATTAGCATCTTCTTGCGGAGTACCATATAACTCCGTATCGCTGTTTACCGTATCGCTATTTTCAAGGAACACACCGCTTGCATCAAGCTTTTTATTATTTTTCTGCCTGTCAAGATCCCATTTTAATACATAAGTGCCCTGAAAAAGCTTATTTAAGAACTCTTTCTTTTCAGACTCTGAAAATTCATTAAGCTGCTCCTGTTTCTCTTCTTTTTCTTTCTCAATAAACACCTTTGCATTTTCTGCTATCGGCTTATATAACAATACAATGAATGCAGCCAGAATTGAGAGGAGTACGACACTTACATACAGACCCGCTCCTTTTCTATCGCTGCTGTTTTTCAATTTTATATCCAACACCCCACACCACCTTCAAATATTTTGGTTCCTTCGGGTTATATTCAATTTTTTCCCGAAGATTGCGAATATGTACCATAATGGTATCCGTATTTACTGCGCGTTCATTCCATACTTTTTCATATATCTCCTCAGCAGAGAATACTCTGCCAGGGTTCTTCATCAATAGAGTCAGTATCTTAAATTCTAATGGTGTCACCTTTACAGGATTTCCATCCACACTAAGGGTAACCGTGTTTTCATTAAGCTCCAGTCCACCTACTGTATAGACATTCTCTTCTTCCTCTTCTTTTTCTTTATCACTTAAGATATCCAGATACTTTTTATACCTGCGAAGGTGAGAATTAACCCTTGCCAGTAACTCCAGCGGGGCAAAAGGTTTGGTTACATAATCATCGGCACCGCACTGAAATCCCGTCAGCTTATCCAGTTCTTCCGATTTGGCAGTGAGCATTATTATAGGAAAGTCGTATTTTTCTCTGATTTTCATAGTCATGGTAATACCATCCATCCCCGGCATCATAACGTCTACAACAGCAAGATGGATTTTCTCTTTTTCTGCAAGGGCAAGGCCCTCTCTTCCATTTTCTGCCTTTAGTACTTCGTACCCCTGATTCTTTAGATAAATACCAATTCCCTCTAATATCTCCCTGTCATCTTCCACCACTAATATACGATAAGCTTCCATAATTCCTCCCTGATTTACGCATTTTCTCTTTCTATTAAAATTTTAATTATAGAGAGTTTAAATGCTTTTCATGCTTTACCGGACAGCTCAGGATATATATCCGATAGAATGCATTTTACTCCTGAGTCTGTTCTTCTTTTTCTTTTCAATCAGGTTTATTATACAACATTTGAGGGACATACGGAAAGACCTTCGTGTCAGAATAGATTTTCTATAACATTTAATCGGGATCTTTTTCGTATTTACAGCTTTGTTCTCCAGTAGCATTTCATTCCTCCGTTAAATTTTATCTTTGATACTCTATATTATAGAGAATGATTATAAAAGACACCTGTAGATAAAACGAAAGAAATTCGAAAGATTTTAGAATAAATAAATTAGGTATCTCTGAAAACGAATCTCCTTCTTAAGTATCTCACTTGCATTATAATTTTGTAAAATCAACTCCCTCATTTTGTTGTTTACTTCCGTCATCCTTCATTATTCTTAAAATCAGCAAATAAAAAAACTCCTGTATTATACAAAGGCTTGACAGCCAGGTAATAATACAGGAGTTTGTTTGTTATAATTTTATTTTATTTCGCTACTTCCAGGGTCTCTATAAGGTATTTGGCTACCTGTTGCACATCCGGTGAAAGGTTATCTGATATATCTGATACTGTTATCTGAAGCAAGCATTTCTCAGTATAAATATCATAAATGGTCTGTTTCGCTGTAGCACCATCATAGGTTAGATTAAAGCTTGTTAAATAACCTACTCCAAGATCAGTATCAAACTTATCTACAGTAACATTATCCACCGTTACCTCCAGACCTTTTTGTGCGTACTGAGATACCAGTAAATCGGCCGTTACTCCTTTATAAGCTGTTTCCAAAGCTGAAGTTTCAGGAATGCCGTCTGTATCAATAACCAGCATTGAAATGCCGGATACATCCGTACTTGCATCACTAACTGCAGGTACAAGCGCTATTTGTCTGTAACCGGTAGCTTCTGCTTCTGATTTCGTCCAATTACTTGGATAAATATAAGTTACATTACCAAAAGTCGCTGCCTGGGCTTTAAAGGGTGCTCCATCAACCAGAGGATTAGCAGCCACAGCTGCTTTCACAGTTACCGTACAGGTATATTTCTTTTTATCAACTGTAGCGGTTATAGTTGCTTTTCCGGCTTTTTTCGCTGTAACCTTTCCCGTCTTACTTACTGCAGCTATTGTACTCTTACTGGATTTCCAGGTAACTTTTGATTTGGTGCCCGTAATTTTAAGTACTTTTGATTTACCAACCTCCAGTGTCAGCTTTTTCTGACTTATGGCTGTTTGTGCTGCTTCTGCCGCCTGAAGATAATGTGCCGGAAGTACTGTCTGAAATGTCAGTGTAAGCATCATGACAACAGCCAGCATTCTTCCGAATTTTTTAATATGCTTCATTTATGCCCTCCTTTATTATTGTACGTGCTATTCTATTATAGTCTTTTTGGTAAAATTTTTCCAGTTAAATCTGGTAAAATATTCTTAATATGGTATACTGAGGATATACTTTCCTAAAGGTGCCTTAATTACGCCATGTCACAAGTAAGCTTATTCCTTACATAGGTTTTGATTGGAAATTCTGAATTTTCTTTTCCCTTCCAGCTGTTTCGCAAGCAAGCTCTTATGATAGGCATTAGAGGCCTGTCTTTAAAGCAGTGTCCCATGAACTGCGGTATACATGGAAAGTAGAAACATACAAAATTGTTAAGAAAAGAGGTTTATATGCAAATTTTTAAAAAATTACAGATTAAAAGATTCTTATCGGCAGTAATAATCCTTCTCCTTCTTACCGCCACCCCATTAACAGCAATAAATGTTAAAGCAGCTGACGAAACTGTCCAGTCAACCTCTGTTGATTTAAAGGCTCTCGCAGAACAAAAAGCGAAAACCCTTACCTCGCTGTATGGATTAGACAGTGTATCTTATGCACTTATTGACAACGGAAATATCATTCTTTCCGAAAAGTATTATTCTCCAACCAAGATATATGAAACAAAAACATCAGATGTCTATGGAATAGGCTCAATCAGTAAGATATTTACTACGGTTGCAGTCCTTCAATTATCAGGGCAGGGTAAGCTCTCCCTTGATACACCTGTTGTAGTCTACCTGCCGGAATTTACCATGGCCGATGACAGATATAAGGACATAACTGTCAGAATGCTTCTTAACCATTCTTCCGGACTTATGGGAAGTACCCTGAACAACTCCATGCTCTTTAAGGATAAAGATACCGTCGCTCATGATAACTTTCTGGAAAGTTTAAAGAGTCAGCGCCTGAAAGCTGCACCAGGCTCCTTTTCAGTCTATTGCAACGATGGCTTTACCCTGGCTGAAATATTGGTCGAAAAAGTTTCAGGAATAAGTTTCAGTCAATACATAAAAGATAATATAACAACTCCCTTAGGTTTAAAGAAAATTCTGACACCTGTTGAGAGTATACCTGCCGGTCTTTTATCCGGTACCTACGCAAAATTATTAAAAGCTCCTCTTCCTGCCGAGTCCGTTCTGTCAATAGGTGCAGGGGGAATCTATTCCTCAGCTGATGATCTTTGCCGGTTTTCCCAGTTATTTATGGCTGCCGGCTCTTATGTAAATGTATTGTCTGCTCAAGCTTCAGCTTCCATGCAGAATCCTGAGTATGCCAAAGGACTTAACCCCGCTCAGGGAAGCTCATTGACTTATGGTCTGGGCTGGGACAGTGTAACTACTGCTCCTTATGAATCCTATGGAATCAAAGCCCTTGTAAAGGGCGGTGATACCTTAACCTACCATAGCAGCCTGACTGTCTTGCCAGAGGAAAACATGGCTATTGCAGTTATGTCCTCCGGTGGCAGCAGTCTTTACAATCAGATTTTCGCACAGGAAATTATGCTGGAAGCCCTAAAGAGCAA from Anaerocolumna sp. AGMB13020 encodes the following:
- a CDS encoding response regulator transcription factor, producing MEAYRILVVEDDREILEGIGIYLKNQGYEVLKAENGREGLALAEKEKIHLAVVDVMMPGMDGITMTMKIREKYDFPIIMLTAKSEELDKLTGFQCGADDYVTKPFAPLELLARVNSHLRRYKKYLDILSDKEKEEEEENVYTVGGLELNENTVTLSVDGNPVKVTPLEFKILTLLMKNPGRVFSAEEIYEKVWNERAVNTDTIMVHIRNLREKIEYNPKEPKYLKVVWGVGYKIEKQQR
- a CDS encoding Ig-like domain-containing protein, whose translation is MKHIKKFGRMLAVVMMLTLTFQTVLPAHYLQAAEAAQTAISQKKLTLEVGKSKVLKITGTKSKVTWKSSKSTIAAVSKTGKVTAKKAGKATITATVDKKKYTCTVTVKAAVAANPLVDGAPFKAQAATFGNVTYIYPSNWTKSEAEATGYRQIALVPAVSDASTDVSGISMLVIDTDGIPETSALETAYKGVTADLLVSQYAQKGLEVTVDNVTVDKFDTDLGVGYLTSFNLTYDGATAKQTIYDIYTEKCLLQITVSDISDNLSPDVQQVAKYLIETLEVAK
- a CDS encoding serine hydrolase domain-containing protein, which encodes MQIFKKLQIKRFLSAVIILLLLTATPLTAINVKAADETVQSTSVDLKALAEQKAKTLTSLYGLDSVSYALIDNGNIILSEKYYSPTKIYETKTSDVYGIGSISKIFTTVAVLQLSGQGKLSLDTPVVVYLPEFTMADDRYKDITVRMLLNHSSGLMGSTLNNSMLFKDKDTVAHDNFLESLKSQRLKAAPGSFSVYCNDGFTLAEILVEKVSGISFSQYIKDNITTPLGLKKILTPVESIPAGLLSGTYAKLLKAPLPAESVLSIGAGGIYSSADDLCRFSQLFMAAGSYVNVLSAQASASMQNPEYAKGLNPAQGSSLTYGLGWDSVTTAPYESYGIKALVKGGDTLTYHSSLTVLPEENMAIAVMSSGGSSLYNQIFAQEIMLEALKSKGRIAEIKPDETFSLPKKTAIPADQKQYEGYYGNFTNMLKVTMKDTGTMTLTSLLTPDASPQIFYYTGNGKYYYTDGSYYLSFEKNTNGNTYIYFSGFTNLPGLGQSPSYSYLAQKLTENPLTAEVEKVWEARSGKTYFLLSERYSSQIYVLSSPYSVIPMTEGIKGYWINTEIIDKDNAKSPLQIPGSYGRDLIDYRFFRENGIEYLDAKGNIFLSSDSLKSLPAKTAKYTIGEKGYASWYKLSSNTASKKITVTVPANASFAVYNEKDVCITNYYLNKNKTITLPKNGYIVFMGDAGSVFHLNFAK